AAGATCCGCACAGGATGTCTGCTTCCTCCTCGTAGCTGCGGACCCCCGAGAACGGATTCATGCAGACGTTGGAGTTCGAATCAAACTCGATGTACTGGCCGTCCAGGAATTCGCAGATCTGCTTGTAAGAGAAGCCTTTGTCGATGATCCACGCCCGGCCACCCATACTGAGGAAGTTGTCGTCAACGCGTTAGCGAGGAAGGATTTTCCCATGCCGGACTGGGCGCAGATCAGGAAGTTGTAGTTGCCGTCCGAGTCATACGGGGAGAAGGACATCAACTGACCGTCGCGGCCGAACAAGGTAGCATCGGTGTCCCGGTGCCGACCAGCTGGCAACCAGCGGCAGCATGGCCACGCAGTGCCGCGTCGGCATCAGCTTGTATCGTCCAAGCGCATCTTCCATGTCGGCGCTTGCCGCGAACGGCAGCATCTGGAAGAACATCGGGCCGACCATGAATGCGTCGTCCTGCAGCGAAAAGCCGATCTCTTGGAAGCGTTTTTCAGGTCGCTGGACGCTTGAATAGGCTGTCGCTGTCCTGAGCAATACTGCGGCCCACATACGCACGAATCATCCTGTCGCCGTCGTTGACCGCTTTTACCGCAATGTCGGAGGACTGTTTCTGCTTACCATAGTCGGGGATTATTTCGAGAGCGGACCGTCGGCGTTCTTGGTCGCCCAAGTGTTCTTGGCAAGAGTTGGCCCGTTCGTCGTCTGGATCAGGGTAGATTATGTTGACGGTGATCACCGTGGCTTCGCGCAACGCGCGGGTTCCACGCATGAGGTCACCGACGTACTTCATTGCCATACCCGGGTAGACGTCATCCGGGTAATGCTTCACGCTCATTACGCGGACCTGGGCGAACTCGCCTAGATGTAGCTTGTTGCGCTCAATGTCTACGCACGTGTCGAGGTCGAGCAACTGATCGCATAGGAGCTTGTCCTCGTCGTATTGCGACCAGGCATGGCTCTCCAGGCGGCCTGCGGCGAATGATTGAGGATCGTTTCCATGACGCGCTTGTAGGACTTGGCGTCATGGTCTCGGCCTAAATCCCGCGGTCTTCAGGCCGGCCTTGATGCTGGACATCTGCTCGGTCAACCGGGCTAACTGTGCTTCGTTCGGTGGCGTCTTGCCATGCGGAACTGCACCGTCACGTAAAGCTGCATGTTCCGCACTTGGCCTGGTGGGTCTTTGAGATCGGCTCGCCTGTTAGTGAGCGAAGGTATTCCACTCGTGCGCGAGCCAGCCCCTGCAAGGTCTCGTCCTTCTGATTCTGACGGAGCACCATGTATTGGTGGAGCTTGCCTTCCAGTCGGGACTCGCATACAGCACGAACTGCATGAGAGACCCAGTTGGAAGTGCGGTGTTCAACAGAGAATTCATGCTCTGCTGCGTCACATCGCTGAAGCCGGTCAACGGATTGCAAATGAAGCCGAAGCCGAGTCTGTCCGGCGAGATGACGAAGATATCGTTGTCGCTGTCGAAGGCATTCATGACACCGAACACCTTCTCGCGAACTTCAGCTCGTTCTTGTGCTTTCACGTTGACCGGCCCCTTGACTTACAGTTGGAAACCGGCGGTGAACACGCCGTCGATAATGCCCGGGCCGAAGGCGAACGCGGCCGCGAACAAGATGCCGATCGCAAAAGCCCAGATGCTCTGCTTTGCCACCCCATGATCATGCCGATCAGAAATGCGCTGACTGCGATGGTCTTTCCCAGC
Above is a genomic segment from Xanthomonas vesicatoria ATCC 35937 containing:
- a CDS encoding TraC family protein, which gives rise to MKAQERAEVREKVFGVMNAFDSDNDIFVISPDRLGFGFICNPLTGFSDVTQQSMNSLLNTALPTGSLMQFVLYASPDWKASSTNTWCSVRIRRTRPCRGWLAHEWNTFAH